The Athene noctua chromosome 11, bAthNoc1.hap1.1, whole genome shotgun sequence genome has a segment encoding these proteins:
- the SHROOM4 gene encoding protein Shroom4 isoform X3, translated as MERAEGRPGAPQYVHVQLQGGAPWGFTLRGGLEHGEPLIVSKVEDGGKAALSRRLQPGDELVNISGTPLYGSRQEALILIKGSYRTLKMIVRRRSVPVLRPHSWHVAKLAESRPDAPAMHYPADAFSLSWPSGCDVSTDRSSSIGSMESLDQPGQAYYEGDPSPVDQGMYHSKRDSAYSSFSASSIASDCAISLRPEEAASVDSGLQGPCKPPDGRYLTTGAEPPASRHTEAWRVPVPPQPPVRRDSLRAAPAGAGDRRRVSVSADMLHAKGRWISDTFLCQRDGEAEAAGGRTPFAMKDRLSSDQYYMLSSHPDRCPAEPLLGENVEPGNQPYPGGGMHRVPDAVAAGDSPLLSPLKGHTPHRHSAPEQLLASQLRSLQVGTGSERASPAPDGHRWTLSPLHPEDSRLGTAGAAQDPPHCPESCCRLPPCRCCPELQRACGQDGRGASPARSTEGPAEEESRAGGRRAGGPPHRSAQMRRRSDRFATSLRNEIQRRKAQLQKSRGPGAPPPGEEPVEEAEEPPEGSVQVEGPRAPAERLSPMPSEDSRNPGRSGDRGIPTPDPLPVPKGPPSPERVVPMSRGHWRWSPECKLQPQRSPSPGELEGYGQRPAAPSSPPRSSDEAVLLPFADRRRFFEESSRPVPPRHGKPPAGDPGAFQPPGPERRDTRRLSVDQTYNPPSPSRPGSAGPYAECCREQPPCYKPLGRPGELEYLRGFSYPYGVPLRPEPCRYCGGDPCPPPLPRGRACRCHPQPWGRCPDCYCPAPRPGREESDAWPPRRAFAPEFPLDEWEPPAITRKASQSVGELSRYQVGFPRVGPFHPCFESAEPEWPPCYRTTSTHDLSWDGDRVARSPESPPDPLHRPLRGRAFSESHLNLEPASPRGRDRRDLPRAKLDPPVISQKKGPPPPRPPPPNWEKYRQRRISQRLPDGSGHGSAFTAAPVPTRSIAEAVRERSQSLTGEQGGRSRGHTARPPAPPGAWPRPEPPRLLRRTPEPDAGSTEICRAAGAGEERPKVKHPWEMEEQPQRLGRNQERGWAGPCGMSECSLPLHGGPRPATPEAPKSSPGAAEGASCQGSRPQPRRVDSDELLWDVVGRDHSLAGILAPSAPLCTTTEVMGELLVVGERQDWRERYQQDWRLEALAQDRQGFEPISPPPGSTASSTSYSAYYGSAAGKTEPLGKMKELPEVVEGSSEDEEEEVDHELVEKKSPRPLSSQLQLIESLSRKLAVLREAQRGLQEDISANGALGEDVAARLQALCTPGEFDKYRLFVGDLDKVVNLLLSISGRLARVETALGSLGPHAPAEDKVALREKQRLLVAQLEDAKELKEHVGRREEAVGAMVARYLPAEHLQDYQHFVKMKSALIAEQRELEEKIKLGQEQLRCLRESLGQTPKGC; from the exons ATGGAGCGGGCCGAGGGCCGGCCCGGCGCCCCCCAGTACGTGCATGTGCAGCTGCAGGGGGGCGCGCCCTGGGGCTTCACGCTGCGCGGCGGGCTGGAGCACGGCGAACCCCTCATCGTCTCCAAG GTGGAGGACGGGGGCAAGGCTGCGCTGTCACGCCGGCTGCAGCCGGGCGATGAGCTGGTGAACATCAGCGGGACGCCGCTGTATGGGTCCCGCCAGGAGGCTCTGATCCTCATCAAGGGCTCCTACCGCACCCTGAAGATGATCGTCCGCAG GAGGAGCGTGCCCGTCCTCCGGCCCCATTCCTGGCACGTGGCCAAGCTTGCCGAAAGCCGTCCCGACGCCCCCGCCATGCACTACCCTGCTGACGCCTTCAGCCTCTCCTGGCCCTCGGGGTGTGATGTCAG CACCGACCGGAGCAGCTCCATCGGGAGCATGGAGAGCCTGGACCAGCCCGGCCAGGCCTACTATGAAGGGGACCCCTCACCCGTTGACCAGGGCATGTACCACAGCAAGCGGGACTCGGCCTACAGCTCCTTCTCTGCCAGCTCCATCGCCTCCGACTGTGCCATCTCCCTCCGCCCCGAGGAAGCAGCTTCTGTCGACTCCGGCCTCCAAGGCCCCTGCAAGCCCCCCGACGGGCGCTACCTGACCACCGGGGCTGAGCCACCCGCCAGCCGGCACACCGAGGCCTGGCGGgtgcctgtgcccccccagccccctgtcAGGAGGGACAGCCTGCGGGCAGCCCCGGCTGGCGCAGGGGACAGGCGCCGGGTGTCGGTGTCGGCGGACATGCTGCACGCCAAGGGCCGGTGGATCTCTGACACCTTCCTCTGCCAGCGAGACGGGGAGGCGGAGGCTGCGGGCGGGAGGACGCCGTTTGCCATGAAGGACCGTCTCTCCTCTGACCAGTATTACATGCTGAGCTCCCACCCGGACCGGTGCCCGGCTGAGCCGCTCCTGGGGGAGAATGTGGAGCCTGGCAACCAGCCGTACCCAGGTGGTGGCATGCACCGAGTGCCGGATGCTGTGGCAGCAGGTGACAGCCCGTTGCTGTCCCCCCTCAAGGGCCACACGCCGCACCGGCACAGTGCTCCTGAGCAGCTTCTGGCTTCCCAGCTCCGCTCCCTCCAGGTGGGCACTGGCAGCGAGCGAGCCTCACCAGCTCCCGATGGGCACCGCTGGACCTTATCCCCGCTGCACCCCGAGGACAGCCGGCTGGGGACTGCAGGGGCCGCCCAGGACCCCCCACACTGCCCAGAGTCATGTTGCCGTCTGCCACCCTGCCGCTGCTGCCCTGAGCTGCAGCGAGCCTGCGGGCAGGACGGGCGGGGGGCCAGCCCAGCACGCAGCACCGAGGGGCCGGCAGAGGAGGAGAGCCGGGCGGGGGGACGGCGGGCTGGGGGTCCTCCCCACCGCTCCGCTCAGATGCGCCGCCGCAGCGACCGCTTTGCCACCAGCTTGCGCAACGAGATCCAGCGGCGCAAGGCCCAGCTGCAGAAGAGCCGGGGTCCCGGTGCCCCGCCACCTGGTGAAGAGCCGGTGGAGGAGGCGGAGGAGCCGCCTGAGGGCAGCGTGCAGGTGGAAGGACCCCGTGCCCCAGCTGAGCGTCTCAGCCCCATGCCGAGTGAGGACAGCAGGAACCCCGGCCGCTCGGGGGACCGGGGCATTCCCACCCCTGACCCGCTGCCAGTCCCCAAAGGGCCCCCGTCTCCTGAGCGGGTGGTGCCGATGAGTCGGGGCCACTGGCGCTGGTCTCCGGAGTGCAAGCTGCAGCCACAACGCTCGCCCAGCCCTGGCGAGCTGGAGGGCTACGGCCAGAGGCCGGCGGCCCCCAGCTCCCCGCCGCGGAGCAGCGATGAGGCCGTCCTCCTGCCCTTCGCCGACCGCCGCCGGTTCTTCGAGGAGAGCAGCCGGCCGGTGCCGCCCCGGCATGGCAAGCCCCCGGCAGGTGATCCTGGTGCCTTCCAGCCCCCTGGCCCCGAGCGCCGGGACACCCGCCGCCTCTCCGTGGACCAGACCTACAACCCCCCCTCACCCAGCCGCCCTGGTTCTGCCGGCCCCTATGCCGAGTgctgccgggagcagcccccctgCTACAAGCCGCTGGGGAGGCCAGGGGAGCTGGAGTACCTGCGGGGCTTCTCCTACCCCTACGGAGTTCCCCTGCGCCCCGAGCCCTGCCGCTACTGTGGGGGGGACCCGTGCCCCCCACCGCTGCCCCGCGGACGTGCCTGCCgctgccacccccagccctggggacgcTGCCCCGACTGCTACTGCCCAGCCCCCCGCCCTGGGCGGGAGGAGAGTGACGCCTGGCCCCCCCGGAGAGCTTTCGCCCCG GAATTTCCTCTGGATGAGTGGGAACCACCAGCGATAACTAGGAAAGCCAGTCAGTCCGTCGG tgAGCTCTCCCGCTACCAAGTGGGCTTCCCAAGGGTTGGCCCCTTCCACCCCTGCTTTGAGAGTGCTGAGCCGGAGTGGCCACCCTGCTACCGGACCACGTCCACGCATGACCTGTCATGGGATGGTGACCGTGTTGCCCGCTCCCCCGAGAGCCCCCCGGACCCCCTGCACCGCCCGCTGCGGGGCAGAGCCTTCTCCGAGAGCCACCTCAACCTGGAGCCTGCCAGCCCTCGGGGCCGTGACCGGAGAGACCTTCCCCGTGCCAAGCTGGACCCCCCTGTCATCTCCCAAAAGAAGggccccccacctccccgcccACCTCCCCCCAACTGGGAGAAGTACAGGCAGCGCCGGATATCCCAGCGCCTGCCGGATGGTTCCGGGCATGGCTCTGCCTTCACTGCTGCCCCGGTGCCAACCCGCAGCATCGCTGAGGCTGTGCGTGAGCGCTCGCAGAGCCtcactggggagcaggggggccgGTCCCGGGGGCACACTGCTCGCCCCCCTGCCCCGCCAGGTGCCTGGCCCCGACCCGAGCCCCCCAGATTGCTCCGCAGGACACCCGAGCCCGATGCTGGCAGCACTGAGATTTGCAG GGCGGCAGGTGCCGGGGAAGAGCGGCCGAAGGTGAAGCACCCCTGGGAGATGGAGGAGCAGCCCCAAAGGCTTGGCCGGAAccaggagcggggctgggctggcccATGCGGCATGAGTGAGTGCTCCCTGCCCCTGCATGGGGGCCCCCGCCCTGCCACCCCAGAGGCACCCAAGTCCAGCCCCGGAGCAGCGGAGGGGGCAAGCTGCCAGGGgagccggccccagccccgccgtgTGGACTCGGATGAGCTGCTGTGGGATGTGGTGGGCAGGGACCACTCCCTGGCTGGCATCCTGGCCCCCTCGGCCCCCCTCTGCACCACCACCGAGGTGATGGGCGAGCTGCTGGTGGTGGGGGAGCGGCAGGACTGGCGGGAGCGTTACCAGCAGGACTGGCGCCtggaggccctggcacaggacAG GCAGGGCTTCGAGCCCATCTCGCCGCCCCCCGGGAGCACTGCCAGCTCCACCTCCTACTCGGCATATTACGGCTCAGCAGCAGGCAAAACTGAGCCTCTCGGCAAGATGAAGGAGCTGCCAGAGGTGGTGGAGGGAAGCtcggaggatgaggaggaggaggtggaccACGAGCTGGTGGAAAAGAAG TCACCCCGACCTCTTTCCTCGCAGCTGCAGCTGATCGAGAGCCTGAGCCGCAAGCTGGCGGTGCTGCGGGAGGCACAGcgggggctgcaggaggacatCAGCGCCAACGGGGCACTGGGCGAGGACGTGGCTGCCCGTCTGCAAGCTCTCTGCACCCCGGGGGAGTTTGACAAGTACCGCCTCTTCGTGGGCGACCTGGACAAGGTGGTCAACCTCCTGCTCTCCATCTCGGGGCGCCTGGCCAGGGTGGAGACTGCCTTGGGCAGCCTGGGGCCGCATGCCCCCGCGGAGGACAag GTGGCCCTGCGGGAGAAACAGCGGCTGCTGGTGGCGCAGCTGGAGGACGCCAAGGAGCTGAAGGAGCACGTGGGGCGGCGGGAAGAGGCGGTGGGCGCCATGGTGGCACGGTACCTACCCGCTGAGCACCTCCAGGACTACCAGCACTTCGTCAAGATGAAGTCGGCCCTCATTGCCGAGcagcgggagctggaggagaagatCAAGCTGGGCCAGGAGCAGCTACGGTGCCTGCGTGAGAGCCTCGGTCAGACTCCCAAGGGCTGCTAG